The following coding sequences are from one Humulus lupulus chromosome X, drHumLupu1.1, whole genome shotgun sequence window:
- the LOC133806617 gene encoding glycine-rich RNA-binding protein blt801-like, translated as MGVPRPLCVVLFISIVITGLNGEHERENGTADHSQDKAPSLALAEVPNGNTQVKNNVINSYKQVEVNKRNRNYRAGGGGGGGGGGGGGSYRWGWGGGGGGGGGGGGGGGGGGGGGGGGWGWGGGGGGGGWWKWGCGRHNNKHGKRNRGMRKDEYIMGEFAQCMRRGRCRGMRLDCPLHCGGPCIYDCQYMCKAHCRRP; from the coding sequence ATGGGTGTTCCAAGGCCATTATGTGTTGTGTTGTTTATCTCCATAGTGATTACAGGGCTGAATGGTGAGCATGAAAGGGAAAACGGCACTGCTGATCATAGTCAAGACAAGGCTCCCTCTTTAGCTCTTGCTGAGGTCCCTAATGGAAATACACAAGTAAAAAACAATGTCATTAACTCTTATAAACAAGTTGAGGTCAATAAGAGAAACAGAAATTATAGAGCAGGGGGtggtggaggtggaggtggaggcGGGGGCGGTGGCAGTTATAGATGGGGATGGGGTGGTGGTGGAGGCGGCGGTGGAGGTGGTGGGGGTGGAGGAGGCGGTggaggaggtggtggtggtggtggatggggatggggaggaggaggaggtggtggtggGTGGTGGAAATGGGGGTGTGGGAGACATAATAATAAGCATGGAAAAAGGAATAGAGGAATGAGGAAGGATGAATATATAATGGGAGAGTTTGCACAATGCATGAGACGAGGGCGTTGCAGAGGAATGAGACTAGATTGCCCACTTCACTGTGGTGGACCTTGCATCTACGACTGTCAGTACATGTGCAAAGCTCATTGTCGGCGTCCATGA
- the LOC133806616 gene encoding uncharacterized protein LOC133806616 codes for MNVGLVGLLETRVQTKNLGSIYLNMFPGWCFTSNNAWHKGGRIIVSWNPSMFLVNIFHCTSQLMHLEVVTVSNKESFLVTFVYAFNEEIGRNMLWADLKEVATIVRNPWLLLGDFNDILSVEERIGSGKTHHCSGAFKECMDYCQMEDVKFSGAFFTWNNKQGPETRVYSKMDRVMGNQAWLDRYQNAEVTFMNEGSFDHCPALLQVYPEVRSGRKPFRYFRMWQKAPGFLEKLREVWQEQVYGAPMFQLVQKLRKFKGNLKDLNKVETGDINVDVSCKLQELHSLQSELQNNPRDKEFIIKEKEARERYEEARSNLISFLRQKAKLHWLKDGDENTSMFHASIRARRTTSRVYAIEDKDGCQVHEPHQVTVAFLSFYEDSWE; via the coding sequence ATGAATGTGGGTTTAGTTGGTCTCCTTGAAACTAGAGTGCAGACCAAGAATTTAGGGTCTATATATCTTAATATGTTCCCAGGGTGGTGCTTTACTTCGAACAATGCGTGGCATAAAGGTGGGAGAATAATTGTTAGTTGGAATCCGAGTATGTTCTTGGTTAATATTTTTCATTGTACTAGTCAACTGATGCATTTGGAAGTTGTCACGGTTAGTAACAAGGAAAGCTTTCTAGTTACATTTGTGTATGCTTTCAATGAGGAAATTGGTAGGAATATGTTATGGGCTGACTTGAAAGAAGTTGCTACAATAGTGAGGAACCCGTGGCTTTTGCTAggggattttaatgatattttgagTGTCGAGGAAAGAATAGGGAGTGGCAAGACTCATCATTGCTCAGGGGCGTTTAAAGAGTGTATGGATTATTGCCAAATGGAAGATGTCAAGTTCTCGGGCGCGTTCTTTACTTGGAACAATAAACAAGGCCCTGAAACGAGAGTGTACTCCAAGATGGATAGAGTAATGGGGAATCAAGCATGGTTGGATAGATACCAGAATGCAGAGGTGACTTTCATGAATGAAGGTAGTTTTGATCACTGTCCAGCCCTCTTACAGGTCTACCCGGAAGTGAGGTCAGGAAGGAAACCTTTTCGGTATTTCCGAATGTGGCAAAAGGCTCCTGGTTTTTTAGAGAAACTTCGCGAGGTATGGCAGGAACAAGTTTATGGTGCTCCTATGTTTCAACTAGTTCAGAAACTGAGGAAGTTTAAAGGAAATTTGAAAGACTTAAATAAGGTGGAAACAGGTGATATTAATGTGGATGTTTCTTGTAAGCTCCAGGAGCTCCATTCCCTTCAGTCGGAACTTCAAAATAATCCGCGGGATAAGGAGTTTATCATCAAAGAAAAGGAGGCTAGGGAGAGGTATGAAGAAGCTCGGTCAAATCTCATTTCCTTCCTTCGACAAAAAGCTAAATTGCATTGGCTTAAGGATGGGGATGAGAATACCTCTATGTTTCATGCGAGTATTAGAGCCCGAAGAACTACAAGCCGAGTTTATGCCATAGAGGATAAAGATGGTTGCCAGGTGCACGAGCCCCATCAAGTCACAGTAGCTTTCTTGAGTTTTTATGAAGACTCTTGGGAATAG